CGCACCGCGAGGGTCTGGGCGCACTGGCCGGTGGAGTCGCCCGAGGCCGGGGTGATCGCCAGGGCGGAGCCCCCGGTGCGGGCGGCGGCGGTCACCGCGCCCTCGCCGGCCGCGCAGTGCCAGCCGGGGATCGACCCCCAGTCGGCCAGCGGCAGGGTGGGGATCTCGAAGCCCGGGTTGGTGGCCAGGTTCGGCGCGGGGGCCGGCGCGTCCGCGTGCGCGGCCGGCGCGGTGGCGAGGGAGGCCAGCGCGGCGGTGGCGGCGAGGGCCGCGAGACGGCGACGGGAGGAACTGAGCACGGGTCAACTCCAGTGTGGGGGAGGGGCGGAGGAGTGACTCCCGGAGGGGCGGGGGTCGGGTGGGGGCCCTGCCGCACCAGGCCGGTGCACACCATGGACTAGACCAATCCCGGTGGTCAAGCGGAATCGCCCAACCGGCGGCCGAGATCGGTCAACCGGCGTAGAGCTCCTCGATGTCCTGCGCGTAGCGCTCCGCCACCGCCGCCCGCCGGATCTTCAGCGAGGGCGTCAACAGCCCCTCCTCCAGCGAGAACTCCCGCGGCAGCAGCCGGAACGCCCGGATCGACTCGGCCCGCGACACCGTGGTGTTCGCCGCCCCCACCGCCCGCTGCACCTCCTGGTGCAGCTCCGGATCGTCCAGCGCCTCCCACACGTCCAGCAGGTCCCGCCCGCGGGCCCGCAGCCAGTGCGCCAGCGCCACCCGGTCCAGCGTGATCAGCGCCGCCAGGTACGGCCGGTTGTCGCCCACGATCAGGCACTGGGCGATCAGCGGGTGCGCCCGCACCCGCTCCTCCAGCACCGCGGGCGCCAGGTTCTTGCCGCTGGAGGTCACGATCACCTCCTTCTTGCGGCCGGTCAGCGTCAGGTAGCCGTCCCCGTCCAGCTCGCCCAGGTCCCCGGTGGCCAGCCAGCCCCGGCACAGCGCCTCGTCCGAGCAGCGCGGGTGGTTGAGGTACCCGGAGAACACCCCCGGCCCCTTCACCCACACCTCGCCGTCCTCCGCGATCGCCACCGTCGACCCCGGCAGCGGACGGCCCACCGTGCCGAACTTCGGCCGCCGCGGCGGGTTCGCGGTCACCGCCGCCGACGACTCGGTCAGCCCGTAGCCCTCGTACACCGGCAGGCCCGCGCCCGCGAAGAACAGCCCCAGCTCCCGCCCCAGCATCGACCCGCCCGACATCACCGCCCGCACCCGGCCGCCCAGCACCGCCCGCACCCGCTGGTACACCATCCGCTCGTACGCGGCGTGCCGCAGCCGCAGCGCCGGCGACGGGCCCGGCCCCTTCCGGTGCGCCCGGCGCTCCCACGCCGCCGCCCACTCCACCGCCACCCGCTCCGCCTGCACGAACAGCTCCAGCCGCCCCGCCGCCTCCGCGGACTCCCGGGCCCGCCGGTGGATCCGCTCGAAGACGTATGGCACCGCGTGCAGGAAGGTCGGGCCGAACGCGGCCAGCGCCGGTAACAGGCTGTCCGCCGACACCTTCGGGTGGTGGCCGATCCGGATGCCGCCGCGCACCGCCGCGACCTGGGTGGTCCGCCCGTACACGTGCGCCAGCGGCAGGAACAGCAGCGTCGACGGCTGCCCGCCGCCGGTGTCGGCGAACACCTCCGCCCAGCCCTCCAGCATCGCGTCCGCCACCGAGGCGAAGTTGCCGTGCGTCAGCAGGCAGCCCTTCGGCCGGCCCGTGGTGCCCGAGGTGTAGATGACGCTCGCCAGCGAGTCCGGCGTGACCCCCAGCCGCTGACGGTGCACCAGCGCGTCCGGCACGCCCGCGCCGTCCGCCGCCAACTGCGCCACGCAGCCCCGGTCCAGCTGCCAGATGCCGGTCAGCTCCGGCAGCGCGTCGCACACCGCGCCCACCGTCATCGCCTGGTCCTCGTCCTCCACCACGCAGGCCACCGCCGAGGTCTCCGCCAGGATCCAGCGCACCTGGTCCGGCGAGGCCGTCGGGTACACCGGCACCGGGATCGCCCCGATCGACCACAGCGCGTAGTCGAACAGCGTCCACTCCCAGCGGGTCGCCGACATCACCGCGACCCGGTCGCCGTAGCGCACCCCCCGGGTCAGCAGGCCCTTGGCCAGCGCCAACACCTCGTCGCGGAACTGAAGCGCCGTCACCGGCACCCAGCCGCCGTCCACCGGCCGGGACAGCTGCACCAGCCGCGGCTCCCGCTCCGCCCGGTCGAACACCGAGTCGGCCAGCCCGCCGGTCGGCGCACCGCCCGGCGCGGGGCTGCTGAACTCTCGCACGGTCCCCCCGATCCCGCCGCCCCCGTCCCCGGCACGCGCGTTCCGGGCGGCACCGGCGAAGCTACCGGATCGGCGCGGCGCTGCCCAGAGTCACCGACCGGCGACACCCCGCACCGGAGGCAGTCCCGCAGGTCGGGGCCATGCCAGGACCCGGTCCGGAAATTCGAGGACGATCCGGACAACAGCCGATCACGATGCCCTTCCACCCTACGAACGGATGGTCAGGAAGTAGTAGGCTCGCGGCTCTCGTCCCCACCCGTGCCCACCCCTGCCCCCGCGCACCCACCCGCGCCCGCCCACCCGCGTCCGGCGGCCCCCGCCAGCGGACCACGAAGGACCCGTATGCGCCTGCGCCGCAGCTCGATCCGCGCGAGGATCATCGCGCTGCTCCTGGTGCCCATCGCGGCGCTCAGCGGCCTGTGGGTGTACGCCACGCTCGTCACCACCGGCGACGTGTGGGAACAGCTCGACCTCAGCTCCACCTACACCGCCTTCGGCAACCCCGCCGACCAGTACGCCTACGACCTCCAGCAGGAACGCGCCGCCGCCGTCCTGCGGCTGGCCGCCCCGGGCGACGCCGCCTACGCCGCCGCCTACGCCAAGGCCCGCGAGACCACCGACCGCGACCTGCAACTGCTGCGCTACCAGGGCACCAGCCACGACGCCGGCAAGCTCGACGCCGACCAGCGCGCCCGCTACCAGGACCTGCTGTCCGTCGCCGACCAGCTCGGCGCCATCCGCAGCCAGATCGGCCAGCAGAAGCAGAGCTGGGACGGCGCCCTCAAGGACTACAGCGACCTGATCACCCCGGTGTTCGCGTTCCGCTCCTCCTTCATCGCCAACCAGTCCGGCTCGCTGCCCCGCCAGGGCACCATCCTGGTCGAACTCTCCCGGGCCGGCGAGTACCTCGCCCAGGAGACCGCCGCCATGCGGGCCCTGCGGGCCGGCCCCGAGACCACCGCCGGCGAGGACCGCAAGCAGCGGGTCATCCTGGACGCGATGAACGCCCAGCAGGCGCTGTTCCGCATCTACATCGCCGAACTCGGCACCGAGGACCGGCAGGCCTACAACGCGCTGCGCCTGGGCCCCGACTGGAGCCGGCTCACCGCCGCCGAGAACGGCTTCGCCACCGCCGCCGACCGGGCCGTGGCCGCCCGCAACGGCCCGACCGACGCCTGGGGCGAGACCGCCGGCAAGGTCCTCACCGACCTCGACGCCATCAACTCCCGGCTCGCCGGCGCACTCGGCAAGCAGGCCCGCGACAGCGCGGTCGACGCGCTGGTCCGCGGCGGAGCGGCCGGCCTGGTCGGCCTCGCCGCCGTCATCCTCTCCATCGTCATCTCCTACCGCAC
The window above is part of the Kitasatospora sp. NA04385 genome. Proteins encoded here:
- a CDS encoding long-chain fatty acid--CoA ligase encodes the protein MREFSSPAPGGAPTGGLADSVFDRAEREPRLVQLSRPVDGGWVPVTALQFRDEVLALAKGLLTRGVRYGDRVAVMSATRWEWTLFDYALWSIGAIPVPVYPTASPDQVRWILAETSAVACVVEDEDQAMTVGAVCDALPELTGIWQLDRGCVAQLAADGAGVPDALVHRQRLGVTPDSLASVIYTSGTTGRPKGCLLTHGNFASVADAMLEGWAEVFADTGGGQPSTLLFLPLAHVYGRTTQVAAVRGGIRIGHHPKVSADSLLPALAAFGPTFLHAVPYVFERIHRRARESAEAAGRLELFVQAERVAVEWAAAWERRAHRKGPGPSPALRLRHAAYERMVYQRVRAVLGGRVRAVMSGGSMLGRELGLFFAGAGLPVYEGYGLTESSAAVTANPPRRPKFGTVGRPLPGSTVAIAEDGEVWVKGPGVFSGYLNHPRCSDEALCRGWLATGDLGELDGDGYLTLTGRKKEVIVTSSGKNLAPAVLEERVRAHPLIAQCLIVGDNRPYLAALITLDRVALAHWLRARGRDLLDVWEALDDPELHQEVQRAVGAANTTVSRAESIRAFRLLPREFSLEEGLLTPSLKIRRAAVAERYAQDIEELYAG